In Oncorhynchus gorbuscha isolate QuinsamMale2020 ecotype Even-year linkage group LG08, OgorEven_v1.0, whole genome shotgun sequence, one genomic interval encodes:
- the LOC124041001 gene encoding nucleolin-like isoform X1 gives MGKSGKTTQLKTSKKRTGKISVDNNSGVQTDSPASTEEAATTPQVIVSTEPEENKVKDAPASEAEQMDTTADAEKVKVQAVAAAPIKRKAEAEDETSPAKKTKCINDGFCLFVGSLNTSKTVEEINDAVANFFTSHRLLFQDIRVDITKKFAYVDFDSEENLTKALELNGEKILDRKMRLGKAKVKDPTVDDKKAKDARTLFVKNIPFAATKEDLRKVFDTAVQIRFPGGIGTPSKGIAYIEFETEANAEKVLEEKQGIDVQGRVIVIDFLGEKSLQQKIIKAPAEATPNNELLVTNLAYTAKEDALKEIFLKAVSVKIPQSNGKPRGHAFIQFESVEDAKEALESSLNKEISGRAIRVEFSQKRPEGDKGNTVPSKTLMVRNLAKETSEETLKSVFEGAIEARVTKDKETGISRGFGFVDFESPEVCKAVKDAMADLQIDGSKVTLVYAKPQGERGSRGEGAGSNMRYGEKPGARGGSGGRGRGSGSRGGRGGRGSGGAKRT, from the exons ATGGGAAAGTCAGGCAAA ACAACCCAGTTGAAGACCTCTAAAAAGAGAACCGGAAAGATCAGCGTAGACAATAACTCTG GGGTTCAGACTGATTCTCCAGCATCAACAGAGGAAGCTGCCACTACTCCACAGGTCATCGTTTCCACAGAACCTGAAGAGAACAAGGTCAAAGATGCCCCAG CTTCAGAAGCGGAACAGATGGACACAACtgctgatgcagagaaggttaaAGTCCAGG CTGTTGCTGCAGCCCCAATAAAGAGAAAAGCAGAAGCAGAGGATGAGACTTCTCCAGCGAAGAAAACAAAGTGCATTAATGATG gtTTTTGTCTTTTTGTTGGAAGCTTGAACACATCCAAGACAGTGGAGGAAATTAATGATGCCGTGGCAAACTTCTTCACATCGCATCGTCTGTTGTTTCAGGATATTCGAGTGGACATTACAAA GAAATTTGCATATGTCGACTTTGACTCAGAGGAAAACTTGACAAAAGCCCTTGAGCTGAATGGGGAGAAGATCCTGGACCGAAAGATGAGGCTAGGCAAGGCCAAGGTCAAAGACCCCACAGTAGATGACAAAAAAG CTAAAGATGCCAGGACCCTGTTTGTCAAGAATATTCCATTTGCAGCAACAAAGGAGGACTTGAGGAAAGTCTTTGACACGGCTGTGCAAATCAGGTTTCCTGGAGGCATTGGCACCCCAAGCAAAGG AATTGCCTACATAGAGTTCGAAACGGAGGCCAATGCTGAGAAAGTGCTGGAGGAGAAGCAGGGGATTGATGTTCAAGGCCGTGTAATCGTTATTGACTTTTTGGGAGAAAAGAGCCTACAACAAAAAATAATCAAAGCTCCAG CTGAGGCCACACCAAATAATGAATTACTGGTGACCAACCTGGCTTACACTGCAAAAGAGGATGCCCTGAAGGAAATCTTTCTCAAAGCAGTCAGTGTCAAGATACCACAGAGCAATGGTAAACCGAGAGG TCATGCATTCATTCAGTTTGAAAGTGTGGAAGATGCCAAAGAAGCCCTGGAATCATCGTTAAACAAAGAGATTAGTGGAAGAGCCATCAGAGTAGAGTTCAGCCAGAAGAGGCCAGAAGGTGACAAAGGGAACACTG TTCCTTCGAAGACATTGATGGTCAGGAATCTTGCCAAAGAGACGAGTGAGGAGACTTTGAAAAGTGTCTTTGAAGGTGCCATTGAAGCTCGAGTCACCAAAGACAAGGAGACTGGCATATCTAGAGG GTTTGGCTTTGTGGACTTTGAGAGCCCAGAGGTCTGTAAGGCTGTCAAGGATGCCATGGCAGACCTACAGATTGATGGGAGCAAGGTGACCCTGGTCTATGCCAAACCCCAGGGTGAAAGAGGATCTCGTGGAGAAGGAGCGGGCTCGAACATGCGTTACGGAGAGAAACCCGGGGCTAGAGGTGGCTCTGGAGGCAGGGGCAGAGGTAGCGGCTCCAGAGGTGGACGAGGAG GCAGAGGTAGTGGCGGCGCAAAGAGGACTTAA
- the LOC124041001 gene encoding nucleolin-like isoform X2 — translation MGKSGKTTQLKTSKKRTGKISVDNNSGVQTDSPASTEEAATTPQVIVSTEPEENKVKDAPAVAAAPIKRKAEAEDETSPAKKTKCINDGFCLFVGSLNTSKTVEEINDAVANFFTSHRLLFQDIRVDITKKFAYVDFDSEENLTKALELNGEKILDRKMRLGKAKVKDPTVDDKKAKDARTLFVKNIPFAATKEDLRKVFDTAVQIRFPGGIGTPSKGIAYIEFETEANAEKVLEEKQGIDVQGRVIVIDFLGEKSLQQKIIKAPAEATPNNELLVTNLAYTAKEDALKEIFLKAVSVKIPQSNGKPRGHAFIQFESVEDAKEALESSLNKEISGRAIRVEFSQKRPEGDKGNTVPSKTLMVRNLAKETSEETLKSVFEGAIEARVTKDKETGISRGFGFVDFESPEVCKAVKDAMADLQIDGSKVTLVYAKPQGERGSRGEGAGSNMRYGEKPGARGGSGGRGRGSGSRGGRGGRGSGGAKRT, via the exons ATGGGAAAGTCAGGCAAA ACAACCCAGTTGAAGACCTCTAAAAAGAGAACCGGAAAGATCAGCGTAGACAATAACTCTG GGGTTCAGACTGATTCTCCAGCATCAACAGAGGAAGCTGCCACTACTCCACAGGTCATCGTTTCCACAGAACCTGAAGAGAACAAGGTCAAAGATGCCCCAG CTGTTGCTGCAGCCCCAATAAAGAGAAAAGCAGAAGCAGAGGATGAGACTTCTCCAGCGAAGAAAACAAAGTGCATTAATGATG gtTTTTGTCTTTTTGTTGGAAGCTTGAACACATCCAAGACAGTGGAGGAAATTAATGATGCCGTGGCAAACTTCTTCACATCGCATCGTCTGTTGTTTCAGGATATTCGAGTGGACATTACAAA GAAATTTGCATATGTCGACTTTGACTCAGAGGAAAACTTGACAAAAGCCCTTGAGCTGAATGGGGAGAAGATCCTGGACCGAAAGATGAGGCTAGGCAAGGCCAAGGTCAAAGACCCCACAGTAGATGACAAAAAAG CTAAAGATGCCAGGACCCTGTTTGTCAAGAATATTCCATTTGCAGCAACAAAGGAGGACTTGAGGAAAGTCTTTGACACGGCTGTGCAAATCAGGTTTCCTGGAGGCATTGGCACCCCAAGCAAAGG AATTGCCTACATAGAGTTCGAAACGGAGGCCAATGCTGAGAAAGTGCTGGAGGAGAAGCAGGGGATTGATGTTCAAGGCCGTGTAATCGTTATTGACTTTTTGGGAGAAAAGAGCCTACAACAAAAAATAATCAAAGCTCCAG CTGAGGCCACACCAAATAATGAATTACTGGTGACCAACCTGGCTTACACTGCAAAAGAGGATGCCCTGAAGGAAATCTTTCTCAAAGCAGTCAGTGTCAAGATACCACAGAGCAATGGTAAACCGAGAGG TCATGCATTCATTCAGTTTGAAAGTGTGGAAGATGCCAAAGAAGCCCTGGAATCATCGTTAAACAAAGAGATTAGTGGAAGAGCCATCAGAGTAGAGTTCAGCCAGAAGAGGCCAGAAGGTGACAAAGGGAACACTG TTCCTTCGAAGACATTGATGGTCAGGAATCTTGCCAAAGAGACGAGTGAGGAGACTTTGAAAAGTGTCTTTGAAGGTGCCATTGAAGCTCGAGTCACCAAAGACAAGGAGACTGGCATATCTAGAGG GTTTGGCTTTGTGGACTTTGAGAGCCCAGAGGTCTGTAAGGCTGTCAAGGATGCCATGGCAGACCTACAGATTGATGGGAGCAAGGTGACCCTGGTCTATGCCAAACCCCAGGGTGAAAGAGGATCTCGTGGAGAAGGAGCGGGCTCGAACATGCGTTACGGAGAGAAACCCGGGGCTAGAGGTGGCTCTGGAGGCAGGGGCAGAGGTAGCGGCTCCAGAGGTGGACGAGGAG GCAGAGGTAGTGGCGGCGCAAAGAGGACTTAA